The genomic stretch CGGACATCGGCAAAGAGGTGGAAACGCTGGGCGCCTTCCCGCTGCCCATCGAAGTGATCCCCTTTGGCTGGCAGACCACCCAGGCGCTGGTCGAGGAAACGCTGATTTCGATGGACGTGCTGGGGCGGTCCTCGTCGCTGCGCATGAACGGCACGCACCCCTTCATCACCGATGAGGGCAACCATATTCTGGACCTGCACCTGAACCGTATCGGCAACGTGCGCCAGCTGTCGCTGGTGCTGAACCAGATGCCCGGTGTCGTCGAAAACGGTTTGTTCATAGACATTTGTGACGCGGTTGTGATCGGTTATGGCGATGGACGTGTCGAGGTCCGCGACATAAATGAAGGCACCATTGAACAGGACCGCCTGGATTTCGTCGAAACCGACAACCTGTTCACCGATCTTGCAGAATAAAGGGCTGTTTCATGGCTTCGACATACGATTTTGATCTATTTGTGATTGGCGGAGGTTCGGGCGGCGTGCGTGCGGCGCGCGTGGCGGCAGGCGACGGGGTGAAAGTCGGACTGGCCGAGGAAAGC from Pseudosulfitobacter sp. DSM 107133 encodes the following:
- the rpiA gene encoding ribose-5-phosphate isomerase RpiA produces the protein MSGELSPIDKAKFVAAKRAADFVEDGMRVGLGTGSTAAWLVRCIGEMVRNDGLRIKGVPTSSRTAHLAREVGIEVMSLDEAKWLDLTIDGADEFDGNLNLIKGGGGALLQEKIVATASDQMIVIADIGKEVETLGAFPLPIEVIPFGWQTTQALVEETLISMDVLGRSSSLRMNGTHPFITDEGNHILDLHLNRIGNVRQLSLVLNQMPGVVENGLFIDICDAVVIGYGDGRVEVRDINEGTIEQDRLDFVETDNLFTDLAE